Proteins found in one Roseofilum capinflatum BLCC-M114 genomic segment:
- a CDS encoding WecB/TagA/CpsF family glycosyltransferase — translation MESLEGVRMENNLVKSPEPARVMDIPIHLSEDYPGWLLHLLREKRGAHVVTLNAEMTMQARENPALAQIIRQADLVIPDGSGVVLYLQWQGYQIQRFPGIELAETLLCRMGEFSSLEGDSRGAFFYGGEPGVAQDAAQMWQQQCPDLKIAGVQHGYLSEAEEQDLLATVKEKQPHLIYVGLGVPRQELWIAQHRSLCPGSIWIGVGGSFDIWAGRKDRAPAWLRDRHLEWVYRLYQEPSRWRRMLALPRFAWLSLTQSF, via the coding sequence ATGGAATCGCTAGAAGGGGTGAGGATGGAGAATAATCTGGTGAAGAGTCCAGAACCAGCGCGGGTGATGGATATTCCCATTCATTTATCAGAGGATTATCCAGGGTGGTTGCTGCATCTGCTTAGAGAAAAACGGGGGGCCCATGTGGTGACTCTGAATGCGGAAATGACCATGCAAGCGCGGGAAAATCCAGCTCTCGCCCAAATTATCCGCCAAGCAGATTTGGTGATTCCTGATGGGTCAGGAGTGGTTTTATACTTACAATGGCAAGGCTATCAGATCCAGCGCTTTCCAGGGATTGAATTAGCGGAAACTTTGCTCTGTCGTATGGGTGAGTTCTCTTCATTAGAGGGAGACTCTAGAGGGGCGTTTTTCTATGGCGGAGAGCCGGGAGTTGCCCAAGATGCGGCGCAAATGTGGCAGCAGCAATGCCCGGATCTGAAGATCGCCGGGGTGCAACATGGCTATCTGTCGGAGGCTGAAGAGCAAGATCTTTTAGCTACCGTGAAAGAAAAACAACCTCACCTCATTTATGTGGGGTTAGGGGTTCCCCGGCAAGAATTATGGATCGCCCAACATCGCTCCCTGTGTCCGGGTTCTATTTGGATCGGGGTGGGGGGCAGTTTTGATATTTGGGCAGGACGCAAGGATCGCGCTCCGGCTTGGTTGCGCGATCGCCATTTAGAATGGGTGTATCGCCTCTACCAAGAACCGAGTCGTTGGCGCAGAATGTTAGCCCTACCTCGGTTTGCCTGGTTATCCCTCACTCAGTCTTTCTGA
- the ftsE gene encoding cell division ATP-binding protein FtsE, translating to MKTLKQTLQSVQQWWQPSPSPKSSASGKEIIIEFQSVHKTYNNGASPLRQVSLVVYQGDFLFITGASGAGKSTFLKLIYGAEQPTSGNLTVLGETMAGLKGDRLCQLRRKMGIVFQDYQLIPQKTIAENLTFVLRAQGFSPPEIQRRLPATLKMLGLSHKANSFPHYLSGGEQQRASLARALVGTPPLLLADEPTGNLDSHNAIQVMKILQKLNRMGITILVTTHDERLIQFLGKPVLSLHQGSLKPVL from the coding sequence ATGAAAACCCTCAAGCAAACCCTACAGTCGGTTCAGCAATGGTGGCAACCCTCTCCTTCCCCAAAATCTTCGGCATCGGGAAAAGAAATTATCATTGAGTTTCAGAGTGTCCACAAAACCTATAACAACGGCGCTTCTCCCCTGCGTCAAGTCTCCTTAGTCGTCTATCAAGGGGATTTTCTTTTTATTACGGGAGCCTCTGGAGCCGGAAAATCTACGTTTCTCAAGCTCATTTATGGGGCAGAACAGCCCACATCCGGTAACTTAACGGTTTTAGGGGAAACCATGGCAGGTTTAAAAGGCGATCGCCTCTGCCAACTGCGGCGTAAAATGGGTATCGTCTTCCAGGACTACCAACTCATTCCCCAAAAAACCATCGCCGAAAACCTCACCTTCGTCCTTCGCGCTCAAGGATTCAGCCCCCCAGAAATCCAGCGCCGTCTACCCGCTACCCTGAAAATGTTAGGCTTATCCCATAAAGCCAACTCTTTCCCCCACTACCTCTCTGGAGGAGAACAGCAACGAGCCAGTTTAGCTCGCGCTCTCGTCGGTACACCGCCCCTATTGTTAGCCGATGAACCCACAGGTAACCTAGATTCCCACAACGCTATCCAAGTGATGAAAATCCTGCAAAAACTAAATCGCATGGGCATCACCATCCTGGTGACTACCCATGACGAGCGTCTGATTCAGTTCTTAGGTAAACCGGTATTATCTTTACATCAAGGGAGTTTAAAGCCTGTTCTTTAA